One window of Paludibacter propionicigenes WB4 genomic DNA carries:
- the lysS gene encoding lysine--tRNA ligase gives MSTELSEQEQFRRQSLDELRNLGIDPYPAALYPTDAFSTDIKAEFKDDESGKPVCVAGRIMSRRIMGKASFVELQDSKGRIQVYVSRDDINTEAQPEMYNVVFKKLLDIGDFVGIKGFVFRTQMGEISVHAQELTVLSKALRPLPIVKYKDGVAFDAFEDPEQRYRQRYVDLVVNDGVKDIFLKRTKVYQSMRDYFNAQGYIEVETPILQSIPGGASARPFITHHNALDIPLYLRVADELYLKRLIVGGFEGVYEFSKNFRNEGMDRTHNPEFTAMEIYVAYKDYNWMMDFTERMIEKICLDVNGTNEITVGDKTISFKTPFKRITMIDAIKEHTGIDINGMDEVQLREVCKTLHVEVDETMGKGKMIDEIFGEKCEGNYIQPTFITDYPREMSPLCKRHRDNPELTERFELMVNGKELANAYSELNDPIDQLGRFQEQLKLSEKGDDEAMFIDMDFVRSLEYGMPPTSGMGIGMDRLVMLMTGQQAIQEVLFFPQMKPEKVAKKDGPDKFIALGIPEAWVEVVQKAGIVMVADLKGLNPNKFHQDICGINKKNKLELTNPSKEDVAEWIEAVNK, from the coding sequence ATGAGCACAGAACTTAGCGAACAAGAACAGTTTAGACGTCAAAGTCTGGACGAATTACGAAATTTGGGCATCGATCCTTATCCTGCCGCACTGTATCCAACCGACGCATTTTCCACCGATATAAAAGCTGAATTTAAAGACGACGAAAGCGGTAAACCCGTTTGCGTGGCAGGTCGTATAATGAGCCGCCGCATCATGGGCAAAGCTTCATTCGTAGAACTGCAAGACTCCAAAGGTCGTATTCAGGTTTACGTAAGTCGCGACGACATCAACACCGAAGCGCAACCCGAAATGTACAACGTCGTATTCAAAAAGCTATTGGATATCGGCGATTTTGTGGGGATCAAAGGTTTTGTATTCCGCACCCAAATGGGCGAAATCAGTGTTCATGCGCAAGAACTCACCGTACTGAGCAAGGCGCTGCGCCCGCTCCCTATCGTAAAATATAAAGATGGCGTGGCTTTCGATGCTTTCGAAGACCCTGAACAACGCTACCGTCAGCGCTACGTGGACCTGGTGGTAAACGATGGCGTAAAAGATATTTTTCTGAAACGTACCAAGGTGTACCAATCTATGCGCGACTACTTCAACGCTCAGGGTTACATCGAGGTAGAAACTCCTATTCTGCAATCGATACCCGGTGGTGCTTCGGCTCGTCCGTTTATTACCCATCACAACGCGCTGGACATCCCGCTGTACCTCCGTGTGGCCGATGAGTTATACCTCAAAAGACTGATTGTAGGCGGATTTGAAGGCGTTTATGAATTCTCCAAAAACTTCCGCAACGAAGGTATGGACCGTACCCACAATCCTGAATTTACAGCCATGGAAATATACGTAGCCTACAAAGACTACAACTGGATGATGGACTTCACCGAACGAATGATAGAGAAAATTTGTTTAGATGTGAACGGCACTAACGAAATTACCGTGGGCGATAAAACCATCAGTTTCAAAACGCCGTTTAAGCGCATTACTATGATTGATGCTATTAAAGAACACACCGGCATAGACATCAACGGCATGGACGAAGTTCAGCTGCGCGAAGTGTGCAAAACGTTGCACGTGGAAGTTGATGAAACCATGGGTAAAGGCAAAATGATTGACGAAATCTTCGGCGAAAAATGCGAAGGAAACTACATACAACCAACTTTTATTACCGATTATCCGCGCGAAATGTCGCCTCTGTGTAAACGCCACCGCGACAACCCCGAGCTGACAGAACGTTTCGAGTTGATGGTAAACGGTAAAGAGCTGGCGAATGCTTACTCGGAACTGAACGACCCAATCGACCAACTTGGACGCTTTCAGGAACAACTGAAACTGAGCGAAAAGGGCGATGACGAAGCTATGTTTATCGATATGGATTTTGTGCGCTCATTGGAATACGGTATGCCTCCTACTTCAGGAATGGGTATCGGTATGGATCGTTTGGTAATGCTTATGACCGGTCAGCAAGCCATACAGGAAGTGCTTTTCTTCCCTCAAATGAAGCCCGAAAAGGTAGCCAAAAAAGATGGTCCCGATAAATTCATAGCATTGGGCATCCCCGAAGCATGGGTTGAGGTGGTTCAAAAAGCCGGCATCGTAATGGTTGCCGACCTCAAAGGACTAAACCCGAACAAATTCCATCAGGACATTTGCGGAATCAATAAAAAGAACAAACTGGAATTGACCAACCCGTCGAAAGAAGACGTGGCAGAATGGATTGAAGCAGTAAACAAGTAA
- a CDS encoding phosphotransferase, with protein sequence MTELETLFLQYTHEPALTVTELSASGSNRKYFRLTSENHSLIGVEGTSVDENIAFIEIANHFHHQGLPVPRVLGQTADKRFYIQDDLGDTLLFDAIAEGRKTGVFCEPEKELLRKTMRKLPAVQVQGAQGLDFSVCYPQPEFNERSILWDLNYFKYCFLKATGLDFQENLLEDDFVKLSEILMRSRTNTFMYRDFQSRNVMVKDGEPYFIDFQGGRKGPLYYDVASFLWQAKAQYNSELREELLHIYLAALQELMPIDEADFAEQLKHFVLFRTLQVLGAYGFRGYFEKKPHFLQSIPFAIENLRAFLHDDNSSYPYLLQVLKEMTELEQFREVEIRKPLVVKVYSFSYKKGIPQDNSGNGGGFVFDCRAVNNPGKYERYQSLTGLDESVIRFLEDDGEILSFIDHAFALVDASVKRYIDRGFTNLMISFGCTGGRHRSVYSAQKTAEHISEKFGVEVQLIHREQNIEAKFSPLNPPRGTY encoded by the coding sequence ATGACCGAACTCGAAACCCTTTTCCTGCAATACACCCACGAACCTGCTCTTACCGTTACCGAACTTTCTGCCTCCGGCTCAAACCGTAAATACTTCCGGCTGACGAGCGAAAATCATTCGCTTATTGGGGTGGAAGGTACGTCGGTGGACGAAAATATTGCTTTTATCGAAATAGCCAACCATTTTCACCATCAGGGTCTGCCTGTGCCGCGTGTGCTGGGGCAAACGGCCGATAAACGTTTTTATATTCAGGACGACCTGGGCGATACGCTGCTTTTTGATGCCATTGCCGAGGGACGCAAAACGGGCGTGTTCTGCGAACCGGAAAAGGAGTTGCTGCGCAAAACCATGCGTAAGCTTCCCGCCGTTCAGGTGCAGGGGGCGCAGGGACTCGATTTTTCGGTGTGCTATCCGCAACCGGAATTCAACGAGCGTTCCATTCTTTGGGATCTGAATTATTTTAAATACTGTTTTCTGAAAGCTACCGGGTTGGATTTTCAGGAAAATCTGTTGGAAGATGATTTCGTAAAACTGTCGGAAATACTAATGCGCTCGCGGACTAATACCTTTATGTATCGCGACTTTCAGAGTCGGAACGTGATGGTGAAAGACGGCGAACCTTATTTTATCGACTTCCAAGGAGGCCGAAAAGGACCGCTTTATTACGATGTGGCTTCGTTTCTGTGGCAGGCCAAAGCGCAATACAATTCGGAGTTGCGCGAAGAGTTGTTGCACATTTACCTCGCGGCTTTGCAGGAGCTGATGCCAATAGACGAGGCTGATTTTGCTGAACAACTGAAGCATTTTGTGCTTTTCCGCACCTTGCAGGTACTTGGTGCGTATGGTTTCCGTGGCTATTTTGAGAAAAAGCCCCACTTCCTGCAAAGCATTCCGTTTGCTATCGAAAATCTCCGTGCCTTTTTGCATGATGACAACTCTTCCTATCCTTATCTGTTGCAGGTTCTCAAAGAAATGACCGAACTGGAACAATTCCGCGAAGTGGAAATTCGCAAACCATTGGTCGTAAAAGTTTATAGTTTCTCTTATAAAAAAGGCATTCCGCAAGATAATTCCGGCAATGGCGGTGGCTTTGTGTTCGACTGCCGTGCGGTGAATAATCCGGGCAAGTACGAGCGTTACCAGAGCCTGACGGGGCTGGACGAATCGGTTATCCGTTTCCTGGAAGATGATGGCGAAATCCTGTCGTTTATCGATCATGCCTTTGCCCTGGTGGATGCCTCGGTGAAGCGGTATATCGATCGCGGATTCACCAACCTGATGATTAGTTTCGGGTGTACCGGTGGCAGACACCGCTCGGTTTACTCCGCCCAAAAAACGGCAGAACATATCAGCGAAAAGTTTGGTGTGGAAGTACAATTGATTCATCGGGAACAGAATATTGAAGCTAAATTCAGCCCCCTAAATCCCCCAAGGGGGACTTATTGA
- a CDS encoding nucleotidyltransferase family protein: MKAMIFAAGLGTRLKPLTDSIPKALVPIVGQPLLEHVILKLKTAGFDEIIVNVHHFPDQIIDFLKANNNFGIRIEVSDERDQLLDTGGGIRKAKHFFDDGQPFLVHNVDILSDVDLQELFQQHLAADSLATLVVSKRDTFRYLLFNNDQRLCGWINEKTGETKPISFDDISGFNKLAFAGIQVLSPRVFELMETLDAKFPIMDFYLSNAQTQVIKGFIPTDFHMLDVGKLNVLDEAERFVRIGTPNP; the protein is encoded by the coding sequence ATGAAAGCAATGATATTCGCCGCGGGGCTCGGCACCAGATTAAAGCCTCTGACAGATTCTATTCCTAAGGCTTTGGTACCAATTGTCGGGCAACCTTTGTTGGAGCATGTAATACTGAAACTAAAGACTGCCGGTTTCGACGAAATCATCGTGAATGTCCATCACTTTCCCGATCAGATTATTGATTTTCTGAAAGCAAACAATAATTTCGGCATTCGTATCGAGGTGTCGGATGAACGCGATCAGTTGCTTGATACGGGTGGTGGTATCCGAAAAGCAAAGCATTTTTTCGACGACGGACAACCGTTTTTGGTACACAATGTCGATATTCTGTCGGATGTTGATTTGCAGGAATTGTTCCAACAGCACCTTGCTGCCGACTCATTGGCTACGCTGGTGGTAAGTAAGCGAGATACTTTTCGCTATTTGTTATTCAATAATGATCAACGCCTTTGTGGCTGGATTAATGAGAAAACAGGCGAAACCAAACCCATCAGCTTTGATGATATTTCAGGATTTAATAAGCTGGCTTTTGCCGGTATTCAGGTATTGTCGCCCCGTGTTTTTGAGCTAATGGAGACCCTTGATGCTAAGTTTCCCATCATGGATTTCTATTTGTCCAATGCACAGACTCAGGTAATCAAAGGTTTTATCCCAACCGATTTTCACATGCTGGATGTCGGGAAGCTGAATGTATTGGATGAGGCGGAGCGGTTTGTTAGAATAGGTACCCCTAACCCCTAA
- the aroC gene encoding chorismate synthase: MSNTIGKLFTFTSFGESHGKGIGGIVDGCPPGIEIDETFIQNELNRRRPGQSAISTPRKEGDKVEFLSGIFDGKSTGTPIAFVIWNENQHSSDYDHLKEVYRPSHADFTYQQKYGIRDHRGGGRSSARETASRVVAGAIAKLALKNYGIDITAFTSQVGHIAMSQNFETADLSLIESNVVRCPQPEVAEKMIEYIKELKKEGDSIGGIISCVIKGVPVGLGEPIFDKLQARLAQAMLSINATHGFDYGRGFEGVSLKGSEMNDSFVKDGDKVSTKTNNSGGVQGGISNGQDIYFRVLFKPVATISKKQDTLDIHTNEVELEARGRHDPCVLPRAVPIVEAMAALTLIDLYLTKN; the protein is encoded by the coding sequence ATGTCGAACACCATTGGCAAATTATTTACTTTCACATCATTTGGCGAGTCTCATGGAAAAGGAATCGGCGGTATTGTTGACGGTTGCCCTCCGGGGATAGAAATAGATGAAACATTCATACAAAACGAACTGAATCGCCGTCGCCCCGGGCAGTCGGCTATTTCTACTCCGCGTAAGGAAGGAGATAAAGTTGAATTCTTATCAGGAATTTTCGATGGGAAAAGTACCGGTACACCTATCGCCTTCGTTATTTGGAACGAGAACCAACACAGTTCCGACTACGACCATCTGAAAGAAGTGTACCGACCATCGCATGCCGACTTTACATACCAACAAAAATATGGAATCCGCGACCATCGTGGAGGCGGCAGGAGTTCAGCTCGCGAGACAGCATCGCGTGTGGTGGCAGGAGCCATTGCTAAGCTGGCACTAAAAAATTATGGAATCGACATTACCGCTTTCACTTCTCAAGTCGGACACATTGCTATGAGTCAGAATTTCGAAACGGCCGATTTATCACTTATTGAATCAAATGTGGTTCGTTGTCCGCAACCGGAAGTGGCCGAAAAAATGATTGAGTACATTAAGGAGCTGAAAAAAGAAGGCGACTCTATCGGGGGAATTATTTCGTGCGTCATCAAAGGTGTTCCTGTCGGACTGGGCGAACCAATTTTCGATAAACTACAAGCACGACTGGCTCAGGCCATGCTAAGTATCAATGCAACTCATGGATTTGATTACGGACGAGGCTTTGAGGGAGTCAGCTTAAAGGGATCTGAAATGAACGATTCATTTGTAAAAGACGGCGACAAGGTCAGTACCAAAACGAACAATTCGGGCGGCGTGCAAGGTGGCATCAGCAACGGACAGGATATCTATTTCCGCGTACTATTTAAACCGGTTGCCACCATTTCGAAGAAACAAGATACGCTCGATATTCACACCAACGAAGTAGAACTGGAGGCACGTGGTCGTCACGATCCTTGTGTGCTGCCCCGCGCAGTGCCTATCGTTGAAGCGATGGCAGCTTTGACGCTGATTGATTTGTATCTGACAAAGAATTAA